One genomic region from Spirosoma sp. KCTC 42546 encodes:
- a CDS encoding P-loop NTPase fold protein, translating to MSTEFRKFDEPVTVPDNDLLGAGLYAENLAHFIEQASPPFTLGIYGEWGAGKTSFVRLIQYYLTQKISEKKLTNLLAKQHPSLPNAALRELLSLKLSGNEKHNTTKELLTEKLQNLNFQGGQIDEILNFSPQEHIQFIYFSAWPYTTSDTIWRALVLEITQTLYKAKLPQETVIEQPAQESTWGRLKKFLASDLVIFSRPPEQKDDLADYKTILASLDDTAYGSISKDTGLQYQFNHEVALTTIVEGALETLGTISPLVKLVRSLFGMEFKPDLSNVFQKEKNVATRKLIESIDEFRRLLRKIFNEQTKDTKIFVFVDDLDRCLPDVALDILEAIKIFLNDIPCIFIVAADDNLIGQGLRLRYKELFGNIDQARIESLLAVKGQEYFEKIIQFGIRVPPKTSEQTHSFITAQFPRWMPATDIIQAAIGSNPRRLKQYCNRLTYNFMVYQLKLNEPTSDKATSKPDDTEALNKMVQLSAWSLPCASEICRLAELLDTLKFKESMLELEKWVKITEPDNPIPEAIQSLDSCSCVALYKIITDISPLLGIFNEEPLFSTFDSVQVATFAKFAHTSPLQNGMIQTSDPTFKRIYEISKVGFLASNMMIDNLARLVDFHQNNPPEINDYFFQIAENDKWPQAVIELEELVDNPKFLLADNKDISGIPEGLQTILTQLQATKASPTTSQNDHISFLELKDQLIKLPRLSTILRQEVIYFKQAIAEGLPAIILDPTFQNTSENKNYKIAYDLYKNWDKKESSEKEFVTKSLELRFTAINYFKNLRTIAKLDNLDYKWPELGQKTRLYGRVFLKALESGFDQESLPVFNGLKTYLQDEALTRFLALEPLFRDMPDIAINKYLAVSQLSAKASPNEEKTTGLTATPNSTPALISDKSQLKSLLVSVETLVSTEPPQLGTPIPAQLPTHTVKLSFDTKEATTNTILNAEQILARMGRVRFQKPVLSSINTRGLGLSEELTENPEDFGSWLWNTLLGGKQTDNRALNEILISALSSDKLRIILQLKDESLFPVPWETMYLPEQNTFISITQKFSLIRYTQLAQAGKQNDFDAPIKILVVIASPKDAPYLEYNQERDIISNTLKEAVDRNQVEIYILEHASIEKLQRTLRIFQPQIFHFIGHGAQGKLVLENEENGAVEFLETDQLSVLLDTYKINIAFLNACHTATPVDRAVSTGTAGTLVKKGVPAVVANTEPIPDKTAILFTKEFYQALVDGYSLESAVTEARKALWLEQLEWHSYILYTSTYALENYRLKIPGKRETESR from the coding sequence ATGAGCACCGAATTCAGAAAGTTTGATGAACCTGTTACAGTACCAGATAACGACCTTCTGGGTGCAGGACTTTATGCAGAAAACCTTGCTCATTTTATCGAACAAGCCAGTCCCCCTTTCACGCTTGGCATTTATGGCGAGTGGGGTGCAGGTAAAACCAGTTTTGTACGATTAATCCAGTATTATCTCACACAAAAAATTTCTGAAAAGAAACTAACAAATCTACTGGCAAAACAACACCCATCTTTACCAAATGCTGCGCTAAGAGAATTACTCTCATTAAAATTATCAGGAAACGAAAAGCACAATACTACAAAAGAGCTGCTCACTGAGAAATTACAAAACCTCAATTTCCAGGGAGGTCAAATCGATGAAATTCTAAATTTCTCACCACAGGAACACATTCAATTTATTTATTTTTCAGCCTGGCCTTATACAACGTCTGATACGATATGGCGAGCGCTGGTATTAGAGATAACCCAAACGCTTTATAAGGCCAAGCTTCCGCAGGAAACTGTAATCGAACAGCCTGCACAAGAATCCACCTGGGGTCGCTTAAAGAAGTTTTTAGCATCTGACCTGGTCATATTCTCAAGGCCTCCCGAACAAAAAGACGACCTTGCCGACTATAAAACTATACTCGCTAGTCTGGATGACACAGCGTATGGCAGTATTAGCAAAGACACAGGCTTACAATATCAATTTAACCATGAAGTTGCTCTGACGACAATTGTAGAAGGTGCCCTAGAAACACTAGGCACTATTTCACCCTTGGTGAAGTTAGTGAGGAGTCTTTTTGGTATGGAATTCAAACCTGACCTTTCCAATGTTTTTCAAAAAGAAAAAAATGTAGCAACCCGCAAGTTGATCGAATCAATTGATGAGTTTCGTCGGCTATTGCGTAAAATCTTCAATGAACAAACGAAGGACACAAAAATTTTTGTCTTTGTTGATGATCTGGATCGGTGCCTGCCAGATGTCGCTCTCGACATTCTGGAAGCGATTAAAATCTTTCTCAATGATATCCCCTGCATATTTATTGTTGCCGCTGATGACAATCTAATCGGACAAGGATTACGGCTCCGGTATAAAGAACTATTTGGCAATATTGATCAGGCAAGAATAGAATCTCTTCTGGCGGTAAAAGGGCAAGAATATTTCGAAAAAATCATTCAGTTCGGTATTCGGGTTCCCCCTAAAACAAGTGAACAAACTCATAGTTTTATCACAGCTCAATTTCCCAGATGGATGCCTGCTACTGATATAATTCAGGCAGCAATTGGCAGTAACCCTCGTCGGCTAAAACAATACTGCAATCGACTCACGTATAATTTTATGGTGTATCAGCTGAAGCTGAACGAACCTACTAGTGATAAAGCAACGAGTAAGCCCGATGACACGGAAGCTCTAAATAAAATGGTACAACTCTCTGCTTGGTCCTTACCATGTGCCTCAGAGATCTGTAGATTAGCTGAGTTACTGGACACCTTGAAATTTAAAGAGAGTATGCTTGAACTGGAAAAGTGGGTTAAAATCACAGAGCCAGACAACCCCATTCCCGAAGCAATCCAATCTTTAGACAGCTGCTCATGCGTAGCACTTTATAAAATTATTACTGATATATCGCCCTTGCTTGGTATTTTCAATGAGGAACCACTTTTTTCTACTTTCGATTCGGTTCAGGTGGCAACATTCGCCAAATTCGCTCATACAAGTCCATTGCAGAACGGAATGATCCAAACGTCTGATCCTACTTTTAAGAGAATTTATGAGATATCGAAAGTAGGTTTCTTAGCTAGCAATATGATGATTGACAATCTGGCAAGATTAGTTGACTTTCATCAAAATAACCCTCCAGAAATAAACGACTACTTTTTTCAAATAGCTGAAAATGACAAATGGCCACAGGCAGTTATAGAGCTTGAAGAATTAGTTGATAATCCAAAATTCTTACTGGCAGATAACAAAGATATTTCTGGAATTCCCGAAGGCCTGCAAACAATATTAACTCAATTACAGGCTACCAAAGCAAGTCCGACAACATCCCAAAATGATCATATTTCCTTTTTGGAACTGAAGGATCAACTTATTAAACTTCCTAGGCTTTCAACCATACTCCGTCAGGAAGTAATCTATTTCAAACAAGCAATTGCAGAGGGGTTGCCAGCGATAATATTAGATCCAACATTTCAGAATACAAGTGAAAACAAGAATTATAAAATTGCCTACGATCTATATAAGAATTGGGATAAAAAGGAAAGCTCTGAAAAAGAATTTGTTACGAAAAGTCTAGAGCTTCGCTTTACAGCTATTAATTATTTCAAAAACTTACGCACTATTGCTAAGCTAGATAATCTGGACTATAAATGGCCGGAGTTAGGCCAAAAAACTCGCTTATATGGGCGCGTGTTTCTAAAAGCGCTTGAATCTGGCTTCGATCAGGAGTCGTTACCCGTCTTTAATGGTCTGAAAACATATCTGCAAGATGAGGCCTTAACGCGTTTTCTGGCCTTAGAACCCTTGTTCAGAGACATGCCTGATATAGCAATCAATAAATATCTGGCCGTTTCTCAACTCAGTGCTAAAGCCTCCCCTAATGAAGAAAAAACGACAGGACTCACTGCGACACCTAATTCCACCCCAGCACTAATCAGTGATAAATCTCAGCTTAAGTCCCTCTTGGTTTCGGTCGAAACCCTAGTCTCAACTGAACCTCCACAACTAGGAACTCCTATACCGGCACAGCTACCTACTCATACGGTTAAATTAAGCTTTGACACAAAAGAGGCCACGACTAACACAATCCTCAATGCAGAGCAAATTTTAGCAAGAATGGGACGCGTCCGCTTTCAGAAACCCGTCCTATCAAGCATAAATACCCGGGGGTTAGGTTTGTCAGAAGAACTTACTGAAAATCCCGAAGATTTCGGAAGTTGGCTCTGGAACACTTTACTGGGCGGAAAGCAAACAGACAATAGAGCGCTAAACGAAATACTCATTAGCGCTCTTTCATCAGATAAACTGCGGATAATTTTACAATTAAAAGACGAAAGCTTGTTTCCCGTTCCTTGGGAAACGATGTATCTGCCCGAACAAAATACCTTTATCAGTATAACACAAAAGTTTTCCTTAATACGGTATACGCAGCTCGCACAAGCAGGAAAACAGAATGACTTTGACGCACCTATCAAAATTTTAGTGGTCATTGCCAGTCCTAAAGATGCGCCCTATTTGGAATACAACCAGGAACGAGATATCATCAGTAACACCTTAAAAGAGGCTGTCGACAGAAACCAGGTTGAAATATACATTCTCGAACATGCCAGCATTGAGAAATTACAGCGAACTCTCCGTATTTTCCAACCCCAAATTTTTCACTTTATTGGGCATGGGGCACAAGGCAAACTCGTACTGGAAAATGAAGAGAATGGGGCTGTCGAATTTCTGGAAACTGACCAACTGAGTGTACTACTTGATACATATAAAATTAATATTGCCTTTTTAAACGCCTGTCATACGGCTACCCCTGTGGACCGTGCAGTAAGTACTGGAACTGCCGGAACATTAGTAAAAAAAGGGGTACCCGCCGTTGTTGCCAATACGGAACCCATACCTGATAAGACCGCTATTTTATTCACAAAAGAATTTTATCAGGCATTAGTTGACGGCTATTCCCTAGAATCCGCGGTAACGGAAGCTCGCAAAGCGCTATGGCTCGAACAATTAGAATGGCATTCCTATATACTCTATACCAGTACTTACGCCCTGGAGAACTATCGACTAAAAATCCCCGGCAAAAGAGAGACAGAATCCCGATAG
- a CDS encoding efflux RND transporter periplasmic adaptor subunit encodes MKRWIALILVAAVLGGIIYYNKVLHPAPGAAGGGPGGGGKGGADAKGGPGGKGGPGGSGSPANINGFVVISKRLQEDIVSSGSLLASEQVDIYPEISARITQLNIHEGQPVTKGALLVKLFDADLRAQLLKLQAQADNAQRTEERNKQLLARGGISQQEYDIVTTNLRSSLADIELVKANLQRTEIRAPFSGVIGLRNVSSGAVVSPSTLIARLQQISSLKLDFSIPEKYGQAVHNGSQISFLVDGSKEPSQGVVYAIEPGVEEQTRNLRIRARVNNTSARFRPGTFARVTLTIQNNQSLVVPTQAVIPQTRTNQVVLVKNGKAVFKDVTTGLRTAGTIQILSGLQVGDTVATTGLLFLKPDSPVKVSKVITLSNSARM; translated from the coding sequence GTGAAAAGATGGATTGCTCTCATTCTCGTTGCGGCTGTACTCGGCGGGATCATTTACTACAATAAAGTATTACATCCTGCTCCCGGAGCCGCTGGCGGTGGACCCGGAGGTGGCGGTAAAGGTGGAGCTGATGCCAAAGGAGGCCCTGGCGGTAAAGGTGGCCCCGGTGGTAGTGGGAGTCCCGCCAACATCAATGGCTTTGTGGTCATATCGAAACGTCTTCAGGAAGATATTGTATCCAGTGGCTCGTTGCTGGCTTCGGAACAGGTTGACATCTATCCTGAAATTTCGGCCCGGATTACACAATTGAATATCCATGAAGGTCAGCCGGTAACAAAAGGTGCGTTATTAGTTAAGCTCTTCGACGCCGACTTGCGGGCGCAGTTGTTAAAACTTCAGGCGCAGGCCGACAATGCCCAGCGTACTGAGGAACGTAACAAACAATTACTGGCTCGGGGTGGTATAAGCCAACAGGAATATGACATTGTGACGACCAATTTACGGTCGTCGTTGGCTGACATCGAACTGGTAAAAGCCAACCTACAACGAACCGAAATCCGGGCTCCGTTCTCGGGTGTTATTGGTTTACGTAATGTGAGTTCAGGAGCGGTTGTATCGCCAAGTACACTCATCGCGCGACTACAACAGATATCGTCGCTTAAACTCGACTTTTCAATTCCTGAAAAATATGGGCAGGCTGTACACAATGGCAGCCAGATTTCGTTTTTAGTGGATGGAAGCAAAGAGCCGAGCCAGGGAGTCGTCTACGCCATTGAGCCGGGGGTGGAAGAACAAACCCGTAACCTTCGCATTCGGGCGCGTGTTAATAATACGTCGGCCCGTTTTCGGCCGGGTACGTTTGCTCGTGTCACGCTTACGATTCAGAATAACCAAAGTCTAGTGGTTCCGACCCAGGCCGTTATTCCGCAAACCCGCACGAATCAGGTGGTGCTTGTGAAAAATGGCAAAGCAGTGTTTAAAGATGTTACAACGGGGCTCCGTACGGCTGGCACAATCCAGATTTTGTCGGGCTTACAGGTAGGCGATACCGTTGCAACTACAGGTCTGTTGTTTCTGAAACCCGATTCGCCCGTTAAGGTGAGTAAGGTTATCACACTATCGAATAGTGCCCGAATGTAG
- a CDS encoding efflux RND transporter permease subunit: protein MSLPELSLNRPVFAMVMSIVIVLFGVIGFTFLGVREYPAIDPPVISVRTNYTGANPEIVESQITEPIEKSLNSIEGIRTISSNSALGASTITVEFNLDANLEQAANDVRDKVAQAQRQLPQDIDAPPVVTKADANSDPIIFMTVQSTTRNPTQLSDYAENVLQERLQTIPGVSQANIYGLKRQAMRLWIDPIKLSAYRLTSQDIQAALTAQNVELPGGKVYGNNTELTVKAVGRLTTEDDFNNLILRQTSNQIVRFKDVGYATLGAENEETISKQNGAVGVILALIPQPGANYVSIADEFNKRFEQLKKDLPSDIIVSIGTDRSIFIRRAIEEVGETLLISFVLVVLVIYFFFRDWLIAFRPLIDIPVSLIGAFFIMYLADFSINVLTLLGIVLATGLVVDDGIVVTENIFKKIEQGMDTEEAAREGSNEIFFAVISTSITLAIVFLPIIFLQGFVGRLFREFGIVVAGAVLISAFVSLTLTPVLSVKLTSKDHGQSWFYRKTEPFFNWLDDSYRESLTGFMRKRGWAFVMIVACLALIFGLGSMLKSELAPLEDRGRTRISITSPEGTSFEAQSAMTDRVMQFVLDSIPETRLAFSVVAPGFSGAGAVNSSFVMVNMVDPSERKRSQQDIVDLLTKNLRRFNEARMFPNQDQTIQVGRGGGQPVQFVIQNLNFEKLREKLPVFLEEVQKDPTFVNPDTDLKFNKPELNISIDREKATNLGISVQDVAQTLQLALSNRRLAYFLMNGKQYQVIGQVDRADRDSPVDLASFYVRSNQGQLIQLDNLVKFQEVSSPPQVYHFNRFKSATVSANLAPGKTVGDGVEAMRAIAARTLDQSFQTALSGPSRDFAESSSNTLFAFGLALILVYLVLAAQFDSFIDPLIIMITVPLALAGAVFSLWMFNQTLNIFSQIGIIMLVGLVTKNGILIVEFANEQRLEGKNKFEAAAQSAAMRLRPILMTTLVAAFGALPLAMALGSASKSRVPLGIVIVGGLIFSLILTLYVVPVIYTYLSRRKDVTPDEPQTDNTMKPKQVGVPA from the coding sequence ATGAGTCTTCCCGAACTTAGTCTGAACCGACCTGTTTTTGCGATGGTGATGTCCATCGTTATTGTGTTGTTCGGCGTTATCGGCTTCACATTCCTGGGTGTTCGCGAATACCCGGCTATTGACCCGCCGGTGATCTCCGTACGCACGAACTATACAGGGGCTAACCCCGAAATCGTCGAATCGCAGATTACCGAGCCTATCGAAAAATCGCTGAACAGCATCGAAGGCATTCGGACGATTTCCTCGAACAGCGCCCTGGGTGCCAGTACGATCACCGTTGAATTTAACCTGGATGCCAACCTGGAACAGGCGGCTAACGACGTACGCGATAAAGTTGCCCAGGCTCAACGGCAATTACCGCAAGATATTGATGCACCACCTGTGGTAACAAAGGCGGATGCTAACTCCGATCCAATCATTTTCATGACAGTTCAGAGTACTACGCGCAATCCGACACAATTGTCGGACTATGCCGAGAATGTACTTCAGGAACGGTTACAAACCATTCCCGGCGTTAGTCAGGCCAATATTTATGGTCTCAAACGTCAGGCTATGCGTTTATGGATTGATCCCATCAAATTATCTGCCTACCGGCTAACGTCACAGGATATTCAGGCTGCACTAACGGCGCAAAATGTAGAACTACCCGGCGGAAAAGTATATGGCAACAATACAGAACTGACCGTAAAAGCGGTAGGCAGGCTGACTACGGAAGACGATTTCAACAATCTGATTCTGCGTCAGACGAGCAATCAGATTGTTCGGTTTAAAGATGTTGGTTATGCAACGCTTGGGGCCGAAAACGAAGAAACAATTTCGAAACAAAATGGCGCGGTCGGTGTAATTCTGGCGTTGATTCCGCAGCCGGGTGCCAACTATGTCAGCATTGCTGATGAATTCAACAAACGCTTCGAACAGCTAAAGAAAGATCTCCCCAGCGACATTATTGTCAGCATTGGTACCGACCGGAGTATTTTCATTCGGCGAGCCATTGAGGAAGTAGGTGAAACCCTGCTTATCTCGTTCGTACTGGTCGTATTGGTCATTTACTTCTTCTTCCGCGACTGGCTCATTGCGTTCCGCCCCCTGATAGACATTCCGGTATCGCTTATCGGTGCGTTTTTCATCATGTACCTGGCCGACTTCAGTATCAACGTACTGACGCTGCTTGGAATCGTTCTGGCTACGGGGCTCGTGGTGGATGATGGTATTGTGGTAACGGAGAATATCTTCAAGAAGATCGAGCAGGGAATGGATACCGAGGAGGCCGCACGAGAAGGCTCCAACGAGATTTTCTTCGCGGTAATTTCTACCTCTATTACCCTGGCTATCGTGTTCCTGCCGATCATCTTCCTGCAAGGTTTCGTGGGTCGATTGTTCCGAGAATTTGGGATTGTTGTTGCTGGAGCCGTACTGATTTCAGCCTTTGTATCACTCACACTAACGCCGGTACTGAGCGTAAAACTAACCAGTAAAGATCACGGCCAGTCCTGGTTCTACCGAAAAACCGAACCGTTTTTTAACTGGCTCGATGATTCATACCGGGAGTCGCTTACGGGTTTCATGCGGAAGCGCGGTTGGGCATTCGTCATGATTGTTGCCTGTTTAGCACTGATTTTCGGATTAGGGTCAATGCTTAAATCTGAGCTGGCTCCGCTGGAAGACCGGGGCCGTACGCGTATTTCGATCACCTCGCCCGAAGGCACCAGTTTTGAAGCGCAGTCTGCCATGACCGACCGGGTTATGCAGTTTGTGCTCGACTCCATACCTGAAACCCGTTTGGCATTTAGTGTGGTAGCACCTGGTTTTTCGGGAGCGGGGGCGGTTAACTCCTCCTTCGTGATGGTAAACATGGTTGACCCTTCCGAACGCAAACGGTCGCAGCAGGACATTGTTGACTTACTGACCAAAAACCTTAGAAGGTTCAATGAAGCCCGTATGTTTCCCAATCAGGATCAAACGATTCAGGTAGGCCGAGGGGGTGGACAGCCCGTTCAATTCGTGATTCAGAATCTGAATTTTGAGAAACTACGGGAGAAGCTACCCGTATTTCTGGAGGAGGTTCAGAAAGATCCTACATTCGTGAATCCTGATACGGACTTGAAATTCAACAAGCCCGAGCTGAACATTAGTATCGACCGCGAGAAAGCGACCAATCTTGGCATCTCAGTACAAGACGTAGCCCAGACGCTCCAGCTAGCCTTGAGTAATCGTCGCCTGGCCTACTTCTTGATGAATGGGAAACAGTATCAGGTAATCGGGCAGGTAGACCGGGCCGATCGTGACTCCCCTGTTGATTTAGCTTCGTTCTATGTCCGTTCGAATCAAGGTCAGTTAATTCAGCTAGACAATCTGGTGAAATTCCAGGAGGTGAGTAGTCCACCGCAGGTGTATCACTTTAACCGATTCAAATCAGCTACGGTGTCGGCCAATTTGGCTCCAGGCAAAACGGTTGGCGACGGCGTTGAGGCTATGCGGGCTATTGCCGCTCGAACCCTCGACCAAAGCTTCCAGACAGCACTTTCCGGCCCTTCACGCGATTTTGCTGAAAGCTCGTCTAACACGCTGTTCGCTTTTGGTCTGGCCCTGATTCTGGTTTATCTGGTATTGGCCGCCCAGTTCGATTCGTTTATCGATCCGCTTATTATTATGATTACCGTACCGCTAGCCCTCGCCGGAGCCGTATTCTCTCTGTGGATGTTTAACCAGACGTTGAATATTTTCAGTCAGATTGGTATCATCATGCTAGTGGGCTTAGTTACAAAAAATGGCATTCTGATTGTAGAGTTCGCCAACGAACAGCGATTGGAGGGTAAGAATAAATTTGAAGCGGCAGCCCAATCGGCAGCCATGCGGCTTCGTCCAATTCTAATGACTACGCTCGTAGCTGCCTTTGGGGCTTTACCACTAGCCATGGCTTTAGGGTCGGCATCGAAAAGTCGGGTTCCGCTGGGTATTGTGATTGTGGGCGGATTAATATTCTCCCTCATTTTGACACTCTATGTTGTACCCGTTATTTATACTTATCTGAGCCGCAGGAAGGATGTAACACCGGACGAGCCACAAACAGACAATACGATGAAGCCTAAGCAGGTGGGCGTACCCGCTTAG